Proteins from a genomic interval of Bombus affinis isolate iyBomAffi1 chromosome 18, iyBomAffi1.2, whole genome shotgun sequence:
- the LOC126926538 gene encoding uncharacterized protein LOC126926538 isoform X2, protein MSQSEDAYAPEEPTPDIPISLLDIQMPETPDSTKGQTSDGDTPRLESPKTLKPVLGKLQAKKRLMAFANKFNVPPKLQNKSNLLQAHSTKVSKSKSMPSDNSKSSKNDSSTIVNVDSDSVQFHNRHSSGGKSKKKTEEKILAIEEIRREESKSKMLLAEAMAAANLEEENYANRNGQNLLENVKIFRDRSRQDDVNASYKSASKSAIENKYSERRYGREERRDSASKESKDYNGSKERYYKVPRDKEQRRKDKDRKDDKDKREDSNKYEENRDRKDEERDKKDNDKWEDVREKKGIKEKKESLKEKRSDSQEKPEIKDRKEKEKDKDKGKEKDIMNSSSWVELKKCGIMMDDIIEIKRRDHSERSIKNRTAEDYLRHFEQMLMINDCRLKRYAFIAEGLEGPKEYPPESVRATKRGRPQLFYSENPRMSLFINHQQILQAVTADHREKMRNICEADFIRNDTEAAEKSQRTRNWYPKTDISKSEGWHVPINVQLPRSKWDSEDEDRLSDTEKEQGNVVKSSNMTSKQESEEFSPRLNTIEEDINKDKKMINEDEASSVKKIDDNRQSTSPLLQSAGNEKLASEYEQFMKMVCSDIPMSKEFSPNPNKAPASTLSYHEFNIETNLPNDNNFSFVEHSISGKSDKSNSNKIEEKFKSNESRQNLENISKIEDDQISSNSSHIQVQKRVRVESKNIHDKSESEDSKSIPSDWENVRIKVERMSDENSDSKETRKKKRRKKVTSSSSESSSSSSSSDSEEEVKRRKRKRKISNDSDSLSDSDSSDSSSSSSDSSSSDDKRKKRKKKKRKAEKRKKKAKRIAKTKKKRRRKVSSDSSSSDSSEDRRKKRVATRKSKQKKEYNDKQDNRDDIIKTIQKSPLESPSLENAKLVRSQVPLKKIKEEVKVENRKRSSDKHDVWNKDQELVRKVISDSDIHNKTHKDEEKRNKVEERYLEEWEMDSVIMPQKGEKLSKSNVEKVDNTDIQNIRKIERKEERCKKDDKNKNDERLEEKCSSMSKEIIPGSLKIEEDADGKKKRKRDKEKKDSSEFLADWKKESERISQQIMQDEIKLSKKLDKQKRDKWGETEFDTLNVPSLTQLEKEVNKRQLLADEWEVDSLEAVSDLMINKKKISRISKKLEKEVRYDKKTDTYIAIEKETVKECKKRQDRLSAMRIWEEEQEEGEKEALMLLEQKSKRKRDDWDIEEESFLREKSDRKESVEDSITIIESIHKEVNTVSKNVDASMKHDVVTSKKSKKSRWDMESQSQEKIKLKAPVMWEEECAEWTKVNKFDHDIERVSLECCDPILAKTKIKDEDVCMVEQQLRKSTSKNSTSADIIDLFPRKCQDIDLLESSWTPEEHTRCKSRIRSLGNSSQENVLFDKTKELTPSKEQCTAEQLKDIFEIDVKLTKKNTELYSPSSPAGSQKSEDMEIFKNNQVNLKQSLLHDKLKNETLVMSDDESVPNIPLQIKYRDGKYAKAAVMKEEFEEILGVQKIEDQTLRKKFDVKVSESSSEFPINEPYPDTNYKSLRMDIFAGYESDESHGKLSNKSSEAISSSASTKGTEETNEGKAALKLIPKQLLVRRNNERVKTKLISDDPMQHAAALLTIQKKLRESHSVKNDIKNTYCEEPNEFRIECEKTSNIHAPVAEVIPTEQTTITDVKVDSKDLSITVKTSITTKSESPGAVKLDFNEYRSGNKGTKLEELKKSRPRNSKDISETECQVRSPGREQKKKSPSRKENREDKRISDRSKERRDKKFDDRERVDRRDSRSSKQEYNESRRRFSPSTSRNKKRTSWEREGSRSESHSRSWSRSRSKSPKRKEESFAGFSSKEKRSNRIDEDRSSRARIDDRRERSIRSSPRSNTAPHNKDHFKKHGPIKGDRDDWNRKKYDCIEREKEGRSYEPMEVLRERNVDIDRHRESRFRGDEADRSLWPYEAENMLRDGNESLDSYPNSQDLDLDYEEKTYYRDDSIERDIMEGPFRPSSKFKHRKSRLSTRRDRQWEKEREPLDLDRHGHVRRMDKLPPPRGRSPLRSRRSPCRSSHDRFRRESRSRSKSWSRSRSRSRSRSRSRSRSRSTSRSRSMMHSRSRSRSGSRSRTRSTSGSRMRSPDHLRMTERLRSSRSPSMGRGRVSESSRERKDEHDNMKLLDSCTERGRRIETIVQSVSGLSRDSTVLDSEMHIGDNMETVATSFQYSAENEVGNEYYYTENNLTYPPCIDDSTASSPKRLSLDDRLELELGIKKQQDGAGISNDYGENFNSNVCYPSPPGQQQQILYRQQPTVLQVGNVLQVVPADFNGVPATHREPTNSSSAPIVRGSSQVVRVGNVLQVVPTSLDWSGGQPSSVDQSGGMMYSTTVPQSSPVSSVPISVPVPVPVPMPVPAVPSAMNSSTPVSTLSPVSLPLSVPVPVPVPVPGPAPVPLPVTQTTFPRAEVTLQKVPVLPVYNYEVILETRRKEQEERKRLREIRRKEKERRRIERINRRALQLLEKSNMRQSENANQQKNSNLDPSVLKALRESEEQADAEEQQTSSTIFEKEEEMPVVASSASTEEEEVPVEEDEEEEEEEEAEVEYDEEDEEEAEDDEEEEEEDDEKSRLNKLKSEIDEATTVTAIDETTKVQIETESKGWPELPPPPLKGILVASGFRRTSVPNGNLDDLSTPENDNGDNTDKEDIEIDKTESSKDEASENKLSKLKNQMKKTKLAKLGKRKQRNKKSVQFADGIKPGEGTSPSGGEGDMPSPPPPTTVARGGIRDVRRSSSRKSRKQEKRTRPPKAKKKVKVKIIKLKKPRVTPLTAMMMNDSDELDDRSPPPPPPGSPPPPHLWPSYLSAYNANNRTSEAQTTAAAISNTVQAPPPPTPLPLLVPPPPLNYTIQPCSKA, encoded by the exons ATGTCACAATCAGAAGATGCTTATGCTCCAGAGGAACCAACACCAGACATTCCAATATCTTTACTTGATATACAAATGCCAGAAACACCAGATAGTACAAAAGGCCAAACTAGCGATGGAGACACACCTAGGTTGGAGAGTCCCAAGACGCTCAAGCCTGTGCTAGGAAAATTACAAGCTAAAAAGAGATTGATGGCATTTGCTAACAAATTTAATGTGCCACCAAAACTTCAAAATAAATCCAATCTACTTCAAGCACATTCTACCAAAGTTTCTAAATCTAAAAGTATGCCAAGTGATAATAGTAAATCTTCAAAAAATGATTCAAGCACAATTGTAAATGTTGACTCAGACTCTGTACAATTTCATAATCGTCATTCAAGTGGTGGTAAATCAAAAAAGAAAACAG aagaaaaaatattggCTATTGAAGAGATTAGACGAGAAGAATCTAAAAGTAAAATGTTACTGGCTGAAGCTATGGCTGCAG CTAATTTAGAAGAGGAAAATTATGCAAATAGAAATGGacaaaatttattagaaaatgtAAAGATTTTCAGAGATAGAAGTAGACAAGATGATGTTAATGCCTCTTataaaagtgcttcaaagtctgcaatagaaaataaatattcagagag GCGATATGGAAGAGAAGAACGAAGAGATAGCGCGAGTAAAGAGTCAAAAGATTATAATGGTAGCAAAGAACGATATTATAAAGTCCCGCGTGATAAAGAACAACGTAGAAAAGATAAAGATAGGAAAGATGATAAAGATAAGCGAGAGGATAGTAATAAATACGAAGAGAACCGAGATAGGAAAGATGAAGAAAGAGATAAAAAGGATAATGATAAATGGGAAGATGTAcgagaaaaaaaaggaataaaagaaaagaaggagagtcttaaagaaaaaagaagtgaTTCACAGGAGAAACCTGAAATTaaagatagaaaagaaaaagagaaagataaagacaaaggaaaagagaaagacaTAATGAATTCTTCTTCGTGGGTGGAGTTAAAAAAGTGTGGTATAATGATGGACGACATCATTGAGATTAAAAGACGTGATCATTCGGAACGATCAATAAAGAACAG aaCAGCCGAGGATTACTTACGTCACTTTGAGCAAATGTTAATGATAAACGATTGTCGTTTGAAACGTTACGCATTTATTGCTGAAGGACTGGAAGGTCCCAAAGAGTACCCTCCTGAATCAGTAAGAGCAACTAAACGAGGAAGGCctcaattattttattctgaAAATCCTCGTATGTCGCTTTTCATCAATCATCAGCAAATTCTTCAAGCAGTTACTGCCGATCATCGTGAAAAAATGCGGAACATATGCGAGGCAGACTTTATACG AAATGATACGGAAGCAGCGGAAAAATCTCAACGTACACGTAATTGGTATCCAAAGACAGACATATCTAAATCTGAAGGATGGCATGTACCAATTAATGTACAACTACCTAGGTCAAAATGGGATAGTGAAGATGAAGACAGGTTATCTGACACTGAAAAAGAACAAGGAAATGTAGTGAAATCGAGCAACATGACTTCGAAGCAAG aatCTGAGGAATTTTCTCCACGGTTAAATACTATAGAAGAAGACATTAATAAAGACAAGAAAATGATCAACGAAGATGAGGCTTCTAGTGTTAAAAAAATAGACGACAATAGACAATCAACATCTCCTTTGTTACAGTCTGCAGGCAATGAAAAATTAGCATCGGAGTATGAACAGTTCATGAAGATGGTTTGCAGTGATATTCCAATGTCGAAAGAATTCTCCCCAAATCCGAATAAAGCTCCTGCCTCGACGTTAAGCTATCATGAATTTAATATAGAAACCAATTTGCCAAATGACAATAATTTTTCGTTTGTAGAGCATAGTATATCCGGGAAGTCGGATAAaagtaattcaaataaaattgaggaaaaattcaaatccaatGAAAGCCGACAGAATTTGGAAAACATTTCGAAGATCGAGGACGATCAGATATCATCAAACAGTTCTCATATTCAGGTTCAAAAACGCGTAAGAGTAGAGAGTAAAAATATACATGATAAAAGTGAATCGGAAGATTCTAAATCAATACCCAGCGATTGGGAAAACGTTCGAATTAAAGTAGAACGTATGAGCGACGAAAATTCTGACTCtaaagaaacaagaaagaaaaagagacgaAAGAAAGTGACTTCTAGCAGTAGTGAATCATCCAGTTCGTCGAGTTCCTCTGACTCTGAAGAAGAagtaaaaagaaggaaaagaaaacggAAAATATCAAACGATTCGGACTCATTATCGGATTCAGATAGCAGCgatagtagtagtagcagcagTGATTCTTCTAGTTCCGATGATAaacggaagaaaagaaagaagaagaaacgaaaagctgaaaaaagaaagaaaaaagcgaAACGAATCgcaaagacgaagaagaagagaagaaggaaaGTCAGTTCGGATTCAAGTAGTAGCGATTCGTctgaagataggaggaaaaaAAGGGTAGCGACTAGAAAGTCTaaacagaagaaagaatataacGATAAACAGGATAACAGAGACGATATAATAAAGACGATACAAAAGTCGCCTTTGGAATCTCCTTCATTAGAAAATGCGAAATTGGTACGTTCTCAAGTTCCattaaagaaaattaaagaggaagtaaaagtcgaaAATAGGAAAAGATCCTCAGATAAACACGACGTTTGGAACAAGGATCAGGAATTAGTCAGAAAGGTGATTTCTGATAGCGACATCCACAATAAAACCCACAAAgatgaagaaaaaagaaacaaagtcgAAGAGCGATACTTGGAAGAGTGGGAAATGGATTCCGTGATCATGCCGCAGAAAGGAGAAAAACTGTCAAAGAGTAATGTTGAAAAAGTAGACAATACCGATATACAAAACATTCGGAAAATAGAAAGGAAGGAGGAACGATGCAAGAAAGATGACAAGAATAAAAATGACGAACGTTTGGAAGAAAAATGTTCAAGCATGAGCAAGGAGATCATCCCAGGGAGTTTAAAGATAGAAGAAGATGCAgatggaaagaaaaagaggaaaagagataaagagaaaaaggaCAGCAGTGAATTTTTAGCTGACTGGAAGAAGGAGAGTGAGCGTATATCTCAGCAAATAATGCAAGACGAAATAAAGCTCTCTAAAAAGTTAGACAAACAAAAAAGAGATAAATGGGGAGAGACTGAATTTGATACTCTGAATGTCCCATCGTTAACACAACTTGAAAAGGAAGTAAATAAGAGACAATTACTAGCGGACGAATGGGAAGTCGACAGCTTAGAAGCTGTGTCTGATTTaatgattaataaaaaaaaaatctctcgTATCTCAAAGAAATTAGAAAAGGAGGTTCGATATGATAAGAAAACAGATACATATATCGCTATAGAAAAGGAAACTGTAAAGGAATGTAAAAAGAGGCAAGATAGATTGTCTGCAATGAGAATTTGGGAAGAAGAACAagaagaaggagagaaagaagCTTTGATGCTCCTGGAACAGAAGAGTAAGAGGAAGAGAGATGATTGGGACATTGAAGAAGAATCATTCTTACGAGAAAAAAGTGACAGaaaagaaagcgtagaagacaGCATTACTATAATTGAGAGCATCCATAAGGAGGTAAATACAGTCAGTAAAAATGTGGATGCATCTATGAAACATGATGTTGTTACTAGCAAAAAGAGCAAGAAAAGTCGTTGGGATATGGAATCACAGTCTCAAGAAAAAATAAAGCTTAAAGCTCCTGTTATGTGGGAGGAAGAGTGTGCAGAATGGACGAAAGTGAATAAATTCGACCATGATATTGAGAGAGTATCTTTGGAATGCTGTGACCCGATATTAGCTAAAACGAAGATAAAAGACGAGGACGTTTGTATGGTTGAACAGCAGTTGAGAAAGTCTACATCTAAGAATTCAACAAGTGCAGATATTATCGATTTGTTTCCTAGAAAATGTCAGGATATAGATTTGTTAGAATCATCCTGGACTCCGGAAGAACATACTAGATGTAAGTCGCGAATAAGAAGTTTGGGCAACAGTTCACAGGAGAATGTGCTCTTTGATAAGACCAAGGAATTGACGCCTTCGAAAGAGCAATGTACTGCAGAACAATTAAAGGATATCTTTGAGATAGATGTGAAATTAACGAAAAAAAATACAGAATTGTATAGTCCTAGTTCTCCAGCTGGATCCCAAAAGTCTGAA gATATGGAAATTTTTAAGAATAATCAGGTAAATCTGAAGCAGAGTCTTCTACACGATAAACTAAAGAATGAAACTCTGGTTATGTCTGATGATGAATCAGTTCCCAATATACCTCTTCAAATAAAGTACCGCGATGGTAAATATGCAAAAGCTGCAGTGATGAaggaagaatttgaagaaattttaGGAGTGCAAAAGATAGAGGATCAGACTCTTCGAAAGAAATTCGATGTGAAAGTATCTGAAAGTTCGTCTGAATTTCCAATCAACGAACCATACCCAGACACGAACTATAAATCATTACGAATGGACATATTCGCAGGGTATGAATCTGATGAATCACATGGAAAATTAAGCAACAAGAGTTCTGAGGCAATATCTTCATCTGCCAGCACAAAAGGAACAGAGGAGACGAATGAAGGGAAAGCAGCACTCAAGTTGATTCCTAAACAACTGTTAGTCCGACGAAACAATGAACGCGTGAAGACAAAATTGATTTCAGATGATCCCATGCAACACGCTGCGGCTCTATTGACCATCCAGAAGAAACTTCGAGAGTCGCACTCTGTGAAAAACGATATAAAAAACACATATTGCGAAGAACCTAATGAATTTAGGATCGAGTGTGAAAAGACATCCAATATACATGCACCTGTTGCTGAAGTTATTCCCACGGAACAGACTACTATTACGGATGTTAAGGTGGACTCGAAAGACTTGTCGATAACAGTGAAAACCTCGATTACCACAAAATCGGAATCACCAGGGGCGGTGAAGCTCGATTTCAATGAGTACAGGTCTGGGAACAAAGGAACTAAATTGGAAGAACTTAAAAAATCTAGACCACGTAATAGTAAAGATATTAGTGAGACGGAATGTCAAGTAAGATCACCGGGCAGagagcagaaaaagaaaagtccTAGTAGAAAGGAGAATAGGGAAGATAAACGAATTAGTGATCGTAGCAAAGAAAGAAGAGATAAGAAATTTGATGATAGAGAAAGAGTAGATAGGAGAGATAGTAGGAGTTCGAAACAGGAGTACAATGAAAGTAGAAGGAGGTTCAGTCCTTCTACTAGTCGCAATAAAAAACGAACTTCCTGGGAACGGGAAGGAAGTCGTAGCGAAAGCCATAGCCGCAGTTGGAGTAGAAGTAGAAGCAAAAGTccaaagagaaaggaagagtcGTTTGCAGGCTTTTCTAGTAAAGAAAAACGATCAAATAGAATCGATGAGGATAGATCCAGTAGAGCAAGAATAGATGATAGGAGAGAAAGATCTATAAGAAGTTCTCCTAGATCTAACACTGCCCCGCATAATAAAG ATCATTTTAAAAAGCATGGACCTATTAAAGGAGATCGAGATGACTGGAATAGAAAGAAATACGACTGtatagaaagagaaaaggaaggtCGGTCGTACGAACCAATGGAAGTACTAAGAGAGAGAAACGTGGATATTGATAGACATAGAGAGAGTAGATTTCGCGGAGATGAAGCAGATCGGTCACTATGGCCGTACGAAGCAGAGAACATGCTTCGGGATGGAAATGAGTCCTTAGATTCCTATCCCAATAGTCAAGATTTAGATCTTGATTATGAAGAGAAAACGTACTACAGGGATGACAGTATTGAGAGGGATATCATGGAAGGTCCTTTCCGTCCTTCATCAAAATTCAAGCATAG AAAAAGTAGGCTCAGTACAAGAAGAGACAGACAATGGGAGAAGGAAAGAGAACCTTTGGATCTAGATAGACATGGACATGTTCGAAGAATGGATAAATTACCTCCACCTAGAGGTCGTTCTCCATTACGGTCGCGAAGATCACCATGTAGATCATCACACGACCGCTTCAGACGTGAATCTAGATCGCGATCGAAATCATGGTCAAGATCAAGATCACGATCTAGGTCAAGATCTAGATCCAGATCGCGATCTCGATCAACGTCCAGGTCCCGGTCGATGATGCATTCAAGATCGAGATCTAGATCAGGATCTCGATCAAGAACTAGGTCAACCTCGGGGTCCAGAATGAGAAGCCCGGATCATTTACGAATGACGGAACGATTACGATCTTCCAG ATCACCTTCTATGGGACGAGGTAGAGTGAGCGAAAGTTCAAGGGAAAGGAAGGATGAACACGATAATATGAAACTATTAGATAGCTGCACCGAAAGAGGTAGACGAATAGAAACGATCGTGCAGTCCGTATCCGGACTATCTAGGGACTCGACTGTGTTAGACTCGGAAATGCACATCGGTGACAATATGGAGACAGTTGCAACAAGTTTCCAATATTCGGCTGAAAACGAAGTTGGAAACGAATATTACTATACAGAGAATAACTTGACTTATCCACCGTGCATTGATGACTCAACGGCGAGTTCTCCGAAACGCCTATCCCTCGACGATAG GCTAGAACTTGAGCTGGGAATTAAGAAGCAACAGGATGGAGCAGGAATATCAAATGATTACGGAGAAAACTTTAATTCGAATGTATGTTATCCATCACCGCCTGGGCAACAGCAACAAATATTATACCGTCAACAACCTACTGTTTTACAA GTGGGCAATGTATTGCAAGTGGTACCTGCAGATTTCAATGGTGTCCCAGCAACGCACAGAGAGCCAACTAACTCCTCCTCAGCACCAATTGTACGAGGTTCCAGTCAAGTAGTTCGCGTAGGTAATGTTCTTCAGGTTGTACCGACATCCTTGGATTGGAGCGGTGGACAGCCTTCTTCAGTTGATCAATCAGGAGGGATGATGTATTCAACGACAGTCCCTCAATCCTCTCCGGTTTCCTCAGTACCTATATCTGTACCTGTTCCAGTTCCTGTCCCCATGCCTGTGCCGGCCGTTCCATCCGCTATGAACTCATCGACGCCAGTTTCTACTTTATCCCCAGTTTCATTGCCTCTTTCCGTTCCCGTTCCCGTTCCTGTTCCTGTCCCTGGCCCTGCTCCTGTTCCACTTCCTGTGACGCAAACGACTTTCCCCAGAGCCGAAGTGACACTGCAGA AAGTACCTGTTCTGCCGGTTTATAATTACGAAGTTATCTTGGAGACCCGTAGAAAAGAACAAGAGGAGCGTAAGCGATTGCGTGAAATTaggagaaaggaaaaagaacgtAGGCGAATCGAACGAATTAATCGTCGCGCTCTTCAATTGTTAGAGAAGAGTAACATGCGCCAGTCAGAAAACGCAAATCAGCAGAAGAATTCAAACCTGGATCCATCTGTTTTAAAAGCTCTTCGGGAAAGCGAAGAGCAAGCCGATGCAGAGGAACAACAAACTTCCTCTACTATTTTTGAGAAGGAGGAAGAAATGCCGGTAGTCGCATCTTCTGCTTCCACAGAAGAAGAGGAGGTACCTGTTGAggaggacgaggaagaagaggaagaggaggaggctGAAGTGGAATATgatgaagaagacgaagaagaggcGGAAGACgatgaagaggaagaagaagaggacgATGAAAAGTCACGgttaaataaattgaaaagcGAAATCGACGAAGCTACAACGGTAACAGCGATAGATGAAACAACTAAGGTTCAAATCGAAACAGAATCCAAAGGATGGCCGGAGTTACCCCCGCCGCCTTTGAAAGGAATTTTAGTCGCATCAGGTTTCAG aaGAACCTCGGTTCCTAATGGCAATTTAGATGACCTTTCTACTCCTGAAAATGATAACGGAGACAACACGGACAAAGAGGATATAGAAATAGATAAAACTGAGTCCAGCAAAGACGAAGCTAGTGAGAACAAGTTAAGCAAATTGAAGAATCAAATGAAGAAAACTAAATTAGCGAAGTTAGGAAAACGGAaacaaaggaataaaaaatCTGTCCAATTTGCGGATGGAATCAAACCTGGAGAAGGTACTAGTCCTAGTGGTGGTGAAGGGGATATGCCTTCTCCTCCACCACCCACTACTGTCGCTCGAGGTGGAATTCGTGACGTTCGAAGGTCCAGTTCCAGAAAGAGTAGAAAACAAGAGAAAAGAACACGACCTccaaaagcaaagaaaaaagtGAAG GTGAAAATCATAAAACTGAAGAAGCCCCGTGTCACTCCATTAACGGCGATGATGATGAATGATTCGGACGAACTAGATGATCGTTCTCCGCCGCCGCCACCTCCAGGGTCTCCTCCACCGCCGCATCTTTGGCCAAGTTATCTTTCCGCTTACAACGCTAACAACCGTACTAGTGAAGCTCAAACAACGGCTGCTGCAATTTCGAACACTGTTCAAGCTCCTCCGCCACCTACACCGCTGCCTCTCTTagttcctcctcctcctttgAATTACACGATACAACCTTGCAGCAAGGCGTAA